The following is a genomic window from Apodemus sylvaticus chromosome 10, mApoSyl1.1, whole genome shotgun sequence.
AGTCCTGGGCagaccatgcacacatacatatgtatatatatgttttgttttgttgtttggggagccagggtctcattatgttgcTGCTAATGGCAGGGTGGGATCGAAGTGCCTGGTTTACTTCCCAAATTTATCTGCAGGTTTAATGTagtttcttccctcctctctttgcCCATCCCCCATTCTCTCCTCTTCTGCTGTTAGCTTGGACAAACTACTTGATGCTGGCCTCTATACTGGGGAGGTGACTGAAATTGTGGGTGGCCCAGGTAGCGGCAAAACCCAGGTACCCATGGGTCCAACAGTGGAGGAGGGTTGGGGAGGTGGGTGCATGGTCCTAGAGTCCTTGAGGTGGGGGGGCTACTTGCGGGTATCCTTGTGGGTTTCGAGGTCAGACCAGACCAGATGGGTGCTGAGAATGGGTATGATCTTGGCAAGTGTGTGATGTTGGAATCTGGGCAGGACGGGGAGTTGCCTGGTGGCCTCCCCCTCTTCTCCAAAGGTTTAGGTTTACCCAGCACCCCATCTTGTCTctgaaggtgtgtctctgtgtggctgcAAACGTGGCCCACAGCCTGCAGCAGAGTGTACTGTATGTGGATTCCAGTGGAGGAATAACAGCGTCCCGCCTCCTCCAGCTACTACAGGCTAGGACCCGAGATGAGGAGAAACAGGTAGGGGGCAGGGTAGCCAGGGTCCCGTAAAGTCCTGAGGCTAGGGGACCTCCTGACCCTGTACATTGTAAGGGTTTACATCGTCTGTGGGAATCATCATTTTCACTTTGAACCTCGAGAGTCTTTTGCATCCCTAAAGCTGCTCATGTTAAAGTCACCATCCCAGCTTGGCTGCCTCCCACACAGACTCTCCTGGAACTTTAAGGCCTCGCTTACTGTAGACCAGAGCAAGCAAACACCTAGCATCTGTGTTTCCAGCCCAGTTCTTGCTTGCGCATGGCAGGCATCACTAATCAATCAGATCCGTCCTTCCTGCTGAATTCTGAATCTCTTAGCCCACTGTAAGGTTAGTCACCACTGTGAGATCCAGCCCATTAGGCACAATCCATTTGTCATTCTGGATGCCAGCACTGTGTCTAAGTGCCTCTTTCAGCTTTCTGATTACTCTCCTCGGCTTTCCTGGATTCCCTCTGCAAGTCCccactcctctttcttttcccctcagGCAAGTGCTCTCCAGAGGATACAGGTGGTGCGTTCATTTGACATCTTCCAGATGCTCAATATGCTGCAGGACCTTCGGGGCGCCATAGCCCAGCAGGTGAGCTGCTGAGCTGCCTGTTTCCGCTTTATCCAGCTGGCCAGGTGTTGCCTGTGTGCTGGCCGGTGTCTGACCACAGTCTATATTTAGAATGCATGTGTCCACTGAGTGTAGCATCTCCAGCTGTGTTTGCACATGCACGCCCCTAGCCCCCAGGTGCGATTCCTTGCTAGTTTACAGGCTCACCAGCCGGGAGCACGGTGAGTGCCTTGAGTCCGGGGTTATATTGTCTTCAGTTCTGCATTACTCACTGAAATCAATTAGAAAAACTTTTGTGCCAGGTGTGGTGTCAcgtacctttaatctcagtgcccAGGAggcggagacaggtggatctctgtgagttggaggccagcctggtcacagagtgagttccaggacagccaaagactacacagagaaacccactctcaaaatcaaacaaaccaaacaaacaaaaaaaacctccataaatggtgtgtgtgtgtgtgtgtgtgtgtgagagagagagagagagagagagagagagagagagagagagagagagagagatgggggatgggggatgggggtctcactatgtagctctggctggttgGGAACTTACAAAGATCCCCCtgccctgtctcctgagtgctgaggttaaggGAACCTGCTTCACTGCATCTGGCTAGGAGACTCCTGAGGCAACCTGATTGTCCTTTGTGAGACTGGAGGTTGGCACTAAGTCCAgtgtctgatcctcctgcttttccTCTCAGAATTGGCAAATGACTGTTGTAGCCCTAAACATTTTGTACACATCCACTTAGGTTCATAGTCAAGCAAGTAAGtgataaattttgtttttattatctcttcccccattttattaagaaaaaaaacatatggccaggcagtggtggtgcacgcctttaatcccagcacttgggaagcagagacaggcggatttctgagttttgaggacagcctggtctacagagtgagttccaggacagccagggctacacagagaaaccctgtctcaacaaaacgaagaggaagaagaggaggaggaggaagaagaagaaaaacatactCTAGGATTACTAGTAGACTCTCTCTTCTTACATTTAGTTAgccagtttgattttttttttaaattgtaatacTAAGGACCTGGTCAGGAAGCTCCatagataaaggtgcttgctgctaattCTTacaacccaagttcaattcccaggacccacatggtggaaggagaaaactaactTCTTCAGGCTGTCCATGAatatatgcacgcacacacacacacacacacacacacacaaacagacttTTTAAACTATGATGTTAGGGATATAATCCAGGACTTATACATGTTAGGCAAATATATACTGCACCTGAGGTACCCCTGCAGCCAAAGTTGGCCCCAAACCAGTCATCTCTATAGTTATTTTGAACCAGGGGCTGGGCTTGTAATCACTGATGTCAGGAGATTTCTACCCAGTGCTTGAACATGTCCAGACTAATGtttagaagaaaaggagaaggagatttTAAATGGCATATGGctggtttgttattgttgttactgttttttttttttgaaaattgttctaagattttttaaaattatattctatgtgtatgaatgtatagtATATGCCTAGTGGGCTTGCTTGTTGCCCTTGGAGGCAAGAAGAGTGCATTTGATTCCactggaaccggagttacagaaggttgtgaactATCATGTGGGCACtgaaaatcaaacccaggttctctccaagagcagcaaagGACTTGCTGTGCCATTTAGAGGGACGGGGTAATGGGGGACTGTACTGGTTGGTTTCACCCTCTCCCATTTCTGCcgtcctcccaagtgctgggattaaaggcgtgcaaccACTACCAACCATCTTAAacttcagagagacagagagagagagagacagagaaagatggatAGAGAGTCAGAGAAGCCAACTCTCTGGAGTCGATTCTCTCCTTCCGCCTTTCTAGGAATCACACCCAGGTTATCTGGCTGTGCTGCAATCGCCTActtctgctgagccatcccactgGTCTCCACCTTCTAATAGAGGAGCTTGCCCAGGGCGGGGCCCTAGGGGTCATTGTAAGTGATATCTGCTTTTCCCAATTCCTACAGGCGGCAACTTCTTCAGGCACTGTGAAGGTTGTGATTGTGGATTCTGTCACTGCAGTGGTTGCCCCACTTCTGGGAGGTCAGCAGAGGGAAGGTGAGGACCAGAAAGAAAGCCTGGGGACAGGGTGGGGACTTCACCTCCCAGCCCCGCCCTTTGGCCCTCTGCTGCCCCTCCTGTCTGCTCCTTCCCCCAGGCCTGGCCTTGATGATGCAGCTGGCCCTAGAGCTCAAGATCCTGGCCCGGGAACTGGGTGTGGCGGTGCTGGTAATTTCTAGCTCTCTGTTTCTCCTAAATGTTAGTTTGGAATTTAATAGCTCTTAAGTGGACAGAACACAGAACCCAGCTTCTACAGGTCAGAAAGgtgttactgtcttgctttttgttctgtgtgtgtgtgtatttggctttttgagacaggttttgttttgtacagctctggctgtcttagtacttgctctgtagatcaggctggaactcagaaatccatccccctgcctctgcctcccaagtactgggattaaaggcatgtacgtACCACCACCAGcattgaaaacaaaaatttaaaaaggaagtttgGTGGTCCCAAccgcctgtaactctagctccaggagacccagtgccctttcctcctctctacaaggcacctgtacacacacacacacacacacacacacactcactcaaatGCAAACACGTGTAAAACATAATTAAAGCTAATGAAAGTCTCTCTacataaccctgactgtcctgaaactctctttgtagactttgttcaggctggccttgaactcacaagagatctgcctgtttcttcctcctgagtgctggattttttttaaagatttatttattttatgtatatgagtacactgtagctgtacagatggttgtaagccctCATgcggttgctgagaattgaattcagaacctctgctctctccagcccaaagatttatttattattatatgtaagtatactgtaattgtctttagacacaccagaagaaggtgtgagatctcattacagatggttgtgagccaccacgtgttgctgggatttgaactcagggccgttggaggagcagtcagtgctcttaaccactgagttagtTGGTTAGTTAATTTCCAGCCCCTGGAATTAAAGGAGTATAATTGCTGAGTCAGGGCTACCTGTACTTTAGCCTTTCTATTCTTGACAGTGTCTTACTAGGCtttcaggctgccctcaaactagACTGTGCCTGAAGGGCTGGGACTGCAGACACATACCTCCACGCCCAACTATGTGGGCCTTAAGGGTCTAGCCCTACTTTGAGGAAGTGTTATGCTAATTTGTGTACCTGCTAGCACTGTGGAAGGACCTGTTTCCTGCTCATTCAAATGCAGGGTCCTGGGCctccatcttctggcttctgggtGTTTGTGGGTACTTAGGGCTCAGTCTCTGgcatagaaaggaaggaagccatAGTCGCTATCCTCCGGAGGCTGTGGTTTGAGTGCTTCTGTGGCAAGTCTGCTTAAGACTAGCCCCAGAAAAAGAGGGGCGGGGGTAGGGGGATgatgttggagaaatggctcagaggttaagaccaccagtttcttttccagaggtcctgagttcagttccaagcaaccacatcatggtggctcacaaccatctgtaatgtgatctgatgccctcttctgatgtgtctaaagacagccatagtgtactcatatacataaaataaataaatctttttgggggggggagggggttggttttttttttccgaaacagggtttctttgtatagccctggctgtcctggaactccctctgtagaccaggctggcctcgaactcagaaataggcctgcctctgcctcccagagtgctgggattacaggcatgcgccaccaccaccaccccccaccaccccgcccctcaccccccaccccctcatcccccaccccccacccccccaccccccggct
Proteins encoded in this region:
- the Rad51d gene encoding DNA repair protein RAD51 homolog 4 isoform X2, whose protein sequence is MGMLRAGLCPGLTEEIVQLLRGRKIKTVADLAAADLEEVAQKCGLSYKALVALRRVLLAQFSAFPLNGADLYEELKTSTAILSTGIGSLDKLLDAGLYTGEVTEIVGGPGSGKTQVCLCVAANVAHSLQQSVLYVDSSGGITASRLLQLLQARTRDEEKQASALQRIQVVRSFDIFQMLNMLQDLRGAIAQQAATSSGTVKVVIVDSVTAVVAPLLGGQQREGLALMMQLALELKILARELGVAVLPTGLQEMMDIGTLGTEEQNPELPGKQT